In Centropristis striata isolate RG_2023a ecotype Rhode Island chromosome 5, C.striata_1.0, whole genome shotgun sequence, a single genomic region encodes these proteins:
- the mfsd2al2 gene encoding sodium-dependent lysophosphatidylcholine symporter 1-B-like: MVGDRTTNFPISGSGGIPLARKVCYAMGGIPYQITAAAMSVSLQIFLLDVVQMEASYVSMILFVSRAWDAVTDPLVGYLVSCSKWTPIGKLTPWLILSTPLSILFYVLLWFVPQGSMSQALSVLWFLTVTCLFETLMSCYNVPYLSLNMFLGGDHRDRDSATAYRMSVEMLAMLLASVMQGQVVAVYNSEKQEACQHLNQPHETTPQSTSLPQTAPLQETQKAFLTSALVMGGLFFLCSLVLFLGVKEQQAPLCPNDKVRPSYLTSLKMLICHIPYQRLVLGFVFSVLAFQMSLGNFALFCSHAAGLGAQFQHLLLVLLASASIAVPLWQIVLLRIGKKATVFIGLSLFIPAVIVVACVPSNLPVFMSMCVLMGFSVATIFLLPWSMLPDVVDDFAMKHPSCKDLEPLFFSCYAFCNKLAGGLSVGISTMTLQFVGYRAGACNHGEEVVTALIVLFSPVAVVLLLIGMVFFYSFPINERRCLQLQEQLTTDQ; encoded by the exons atggtcggggatcgaaccaccaacttTCCGATCAGT GGGTCGGGGGGGATTCCTCTGGCCAGGAAGGTTTGTTATGCGATGGGTGGGATCCCATATCAGATCACTGCAGCAGCTATGAGTGTTTCCCTGCAGATCTTTCTTCTGGATGTTGTGCAG ATGGAGGCCTCCTACGTCTCCATGATTCTGTTTGTGAGTCGGGCCTGGGATGCTGTGACCGACCCTCTGGTTGGGTATCTGGTGAGCTGCAGTAAATGGACGCCCATCGGCAAACTCACCCCATG GCTGATTCTCTCCACTCCGTTAAGTATCCTGTTCTATGTGCTGCTGTGGTTTGTGCCACAAGGATCGATGTCTCAGGCTCTCAGCGTGCTCTGGTTCCTCACAGTCACCTGCCTGTTCGAGACCCTCATGAGT TGCTACAACGTTCCCTACCTCTCACTCAACATGTTCCTGGGGGGagatcacagagacagagactctGCCACGGCCTACA GAATGAGTGTGGAGATGTTGGCCATGCTGTTGGCTTCGGTCATGCAGGGTCAAGTTGTAGCTGTGTACAACTCAGAAAAGCAAGAGGCCTGTCAACATCTCAACCAGCCCCATGAAACAACACCTCAAAGCACATCTTTGCCACAAACTGCACCCCTTCAGGAAACG CAAAAGGCTTTCCTGACCTCAGCTCTGGTCATGGGTGGCTTGTTTTTCCTCTGCAGCCTGGTTCTCTTCCTGGGGGTGAAGGAGCAGCAGG ccCCTCTCTGCCCTAATGACAAAGTACGACCATCGTATTTGACCTCGCTGAAGATGCTGATATGCCACATTCCCTATCAACGACTGGTGCTCGGATTTGTATTCAGTGTGCTTGCATTTCAG ATGTCCTTGGGTAATTTTGCACTCTTTTGCAGCCATGCAGCTGGGCTGGGAGCCCAGTTTCAGCACCTCCTACTGGTTTTACTG GCTTCTGCATCAATAGCAGTTCCTCTGTGGCAAATAGTTCTTCTTAGAATAGGAAAAAAGGCCACTGTTTTCATCGGACTATCA CTCTTCATCCCAGCAGTGATTGTAGTCGCCTGTGTTCCCAGTAATCTGCCAGTCTTTATGAGTATGTGTGTTCTGATGGGATTCAGTGTGGCGACCATATTCTTGCTACCCTG GTCTATGCTCCCAGATGTTGTGGACGACTTTGCCATGAAACATCCGTCCTGCAAAGACTTGGAGCCGCTGTTTTTCTCCTGTTATGCCTTCTGCAATAAGCTGGCAGGAGGCTTGTCTGTTGGCATCTCAACCATGACATTACA GTTTGTGGGCTACAGAGCGGGTGCATGTAACCATGGTGAAGAAGTGGTGACGGCTCTGATAGTGCTGTTCTCACCAGTTGCAGTCGTACTTCTGCTGATTGGCATGGTGTTTTTTTACTCCTTCCCGATCAATGAGAGGCGATGTTTGCAGCTCCAGGAACAACTGACCACAGACCAGTAA
- the fkbp1aa gene encoding FKBP prolyl isomerase 1Aa, which yields MGVEIETISPGDGRTFPKKGQRVVVHYVGTLEDGKVFDSSRSRGKPFKFKIGNQEVIRGWEEGVAQMSVGQRAKLICSPDFAYGSKGHPGIIPPNATLTFDVELISLEASLC from the exons ATGGGAGTAGAAATTGAGACCATAAGTCCTGGAGATG GACGGACATTTCCGAAGAAGGGGCAGCGCGTCGTGGTGCACTATGTCG GCACACTGGAAGATGGGAAAGTGTTTGACTCTTCGAGGTCCCGGGGGAAGCCATTCAAATTCAAGATTGGAAACCAGGAGGTTATTCGTGGTTGGGAGGAAGGAGTAGCCCAG ATGAGTGTGGGTCAGCGGGCAAAGTTGATTTGCTCACCAGACTTTGCCTATGGCAGCAAAGGGCACCCAGGGATCATCCCACCAAACGCCACTCTCACCTTTGATGTGGAGCTGATCAGTCTGGAAGCCTCACTTTGTTAA
- the fam110a gene encoding protein FAM110A yields MPLETIQRPVRQPERTAAAATPPRLRPKGPVGPDFYRQFKTAAGRPKQSAVERLEADKAKYVKSQVALSKQQPVRPPEVRKPLLNPSSALQPTRKTPTQTKTKQEAVQLDLEHLSNLISGVNDGAAANSDDREGHVGPVTSHSSPHPTPAGGQQKMERPRPPPRPDWSSPAKVRLKASGPARVESPGSPGTPAAGTVRRVDVMPQTGPVRTPCRPPQYIRQPLQPIPLHSQFPLRPATSQLRLFHTRTTPRPSPLKPVVAPSKPDDSTSTPAETPDPAASPPILKFLAPPSPAITRLSSTSSRKRPSLTRSKSDMSDRCSRAGTELERFFNLCGLDAADLQQWTGSSSDIVSMARFRSVSAPGSECAGSDKDNGDDEEEDAGNAAERVPYGVSVIERNARVIKWLYGLRQAKDTNGKSTDL; encoded by the coding sequence ATGCCTTTGGAGACAATCCAGCGCCCTGTGAGGCAACCGGAGAggactgctgcagctgctacGCCCCCACGCCTGCGGCCCAAGGGGCCAGTAGGGCCGGACTTCTACCGGCAATTCAAGACAGCAGCAGGCAGACCAAAGCAGAGTGCAGTGGAGAGGCTGGAGGCCGACAAGGCTAAATATGTCAAAAGTCAGGTGGCTCTTTCTAAACAGCAGCCGGTCAGGCCTCCGGAGGTCCGTAAGCCTCTGCTGAACCCCAGCTCTGCTCTGCAGCCCACCAGAAAGACGCCaacccaaacaaagacaaaacaggagGCAGTCCAGCTGGACTTGGAGCATCTCAGTAACCTGATCAGTGGAGTGAATGATGGTGCTGCTGCCAACTCAGATGACAGAGAAGGTCATGTTGGTCCTGTGACTTCACACAGCTCTCCTCACCCCACGCCCGCAGGGGGGCAACAGAAAATGGAGAGACCGCGTCCTCCCCCTCGCCCTGACTGGTCCAGTCCAGCTAAGGTGAGATTGAAAGCCTCCGGGCCTGCCAGGGTGGAGAGTCCTGGTTCTCCGGGGACTCCAGCTGCAGGGACTGTCCGCAGAGTGGACGTCATGCCTCAGACCGGCCCTGTGAGGACGCCCTGCAGGCCGCCTCAGTACATCCGGCAGCCCCTTCAGCCGATTCCTTTACACTCCCAGTTCCCACTCCGCCCGGCCACTTCACAGCTGCGTCTCTTCCACACCAGGACAACTCCACGTCCTTCTCCTCTGAAACCTGTCGTTGCTCCATCTAAACCTGATGACTCAACCTCCACTCCAGCTGAAACCCCTGACCCTGCTGCATCTCCCCCCATCCTCAAGTTTCTTGCCCCTCCCTCACCAGCAATCACCCGTTTGTCCTCCACCAGCTCCAGGAAACGGCCCTCTCTCACCCGGTCCAAGTCGGACATGAGTGACCGCTGCTCCCGGGCCGGCACTGAGCTGGAGCGCTTCTTCAACCTGTGTGGTTTGGACGCTGCAGACCTGCAGCAGTGGACTGGATCTAGTTCTGACATTGTTTCCATGGCCCGTTTCCGCAGCGTGAGCGCTCCGGGCTCTGAGTGTGCAGGCTCCGACAAAGACAATggagatgatgaggaggaggatgctGGCAATGCTGCAGAGCGTGTTCCCTACGGGGTTTCTGTCATTGAGAGGAATGCAAGAGTGATCAAATGGCTCTATGGACTCCGTCAGGCCAAAGACACTAACGGTAAAAGCACCGATTTATAG